A genomic region of Burkholderia humptydooensis contains the following coding sequences:
- a CDS encoding thioesterase II family protein, translating into MCDALDCWHDKPFAFYGHSLGGLIAYEVAIALRRRGVAGPRMLFVGALYAPSALRKANTLFEDDQSLLRTVRRFGGVDDSFAAEPEFMRYFLPVMAADLTLFNRYAYDAAQDRLDCPVVALFDTHGAHHDCASMAQWGLHTRGSFHAAGSSRWTLLSSGIRSRGHRIYRLSPWQTFAVMNFRDR; encoded by the coding sequence ATTTGCGATGCGCTCGACTGCTGGCATGACAAACCGTTCGCGTTCTATGGACACAGCCTCGGCGGCTTAATCGCATACGAGGTGGCGATTGCCCTGCGACGCCGCGGCGTCGCAGGGCCGCGAATGCTCTTCGTTGGCGCCTTGTATGCGCCGTCGGCGTTGCGCAAGGCGAACACACTGTTTGAAGATGACCAGAGCTTGCTGCGAACCGTGCGTCGCTTTGGCGGCGTCGACGACAGCTTTGCTGCGGAGCCCGAATTCATGAGGTACTTCCTGCCGGTGATGGCAGCCGACCTCACGTTGTTCAATCGGTATGCCTACGACGCGGCGCAAGACAGGCTCGATTGTCCCGTCGTAGCTCTGTTCGACACACACGGCGCCCATCACGATTGCGCGAGCATGGCACAATGGGGCCTCCATACCCGTGGTAGCTTTCACGCCGCAGGCAGTTCACGGTGGACACTTCTTTCATCGGGAATCCGCTCGCGAGGCCATCGAATATATCGTCTCTCACCTTGGCAGACGTTTGCAGTTATGAACTTCAGAGATAGATGA
- a CDS encoding thioesterase II family protein — MTKARCMYTVSRHTDRAVRLVCFPHAGAGASIYYAWEPLVPPDVGVHAAQLAGREQRRDEPPRIDWVPLVRKFAMRSTAGMTNRSRSMDTASAA; from the coding sequence CGCGACACACTGACCGCGCCGTGCGGTTGGTCTGCTTTCCGCATGCAGGGGCGGGGGCGTCAATCTACTACGCGTGGGAGCCGTTGGTGCCTCCTGACGTGGGCGTTCATGCCGCTCAACTCGCAGGACGCGAGCAGCGCAGGGATGAGCCGCCGCGCATCGATTGGGTGCCGCTCGTTAGGAAATTTGCGATGCGCTCGACTGCTGGCATGACAAACCGTTCGCGTTCTATGGACACAGCCTCGGCGGCTTAA